In Brachionichthys hirsutus isolate HB-005 chromosome 20, CSIRO-AGI_Bhir_v1, whole genome shotgun sequence, the genomic stretch GGTGGGCAGGCGCTTGCTGAGCTGGTTGAACAACGACGACGCCAAGTTCTCCAGTCTGGCCGCAGAGATGCCGGCGTGGGGCTCCACGGCGTTCAGGCCGGCGTCCCGCACGGCCTCGATCACGTTGTATACGTCGATCAGGTGCACTGGGCGGAGAGGAAGCGGAGAGGAAGCGGACAGGAAGCGGACAGGAAGCCGAGGGTGAACCGCGCGACCTCCGCGAACGCCGGCGGTTTTGAAAAGCAGACTCACGGTTGCATCTCTTCTGTACGAATCTGAGCTTGCAGGCGGTTCGGTACGTGGCGAGACAAATGGCGTCAAAGTTCTGCTCGGCTGCGAGGAAGAGAAGACGCTTGtgagcccccgcccccccccgccccgaaaGAACAAACTTCCTTTTCCTGTTGAAAAGACATTTCAACATCACTCACCGAGCTCGACGAAGAGCCGCCGCTCGTCTTCTCCTGCCGAGGTCCGCCTCCCCCCGTCGCTCtgacccccctcctccatcaccatcctgcagggggtgggggggggggatgcaaaaaGTCACAGGAGATATTAGTTATTAGAGAAAAGGGGGAAAGAAAGAAGTCAACCAGGACGCTGGTTAGGTGTCAGAAAGCGCCAGAGGATATCAGTCGCCATGGTAACGGTTACACTACACCTCCGAAGTGAAACACATACGctacacgtacacacacacaaatatttgcattctttatataaatgtattgacaaacgagcccccccccccccccaacacacacacacacacatctgagggGCGGTCACATGCACAAAGGtgagcgtgcacgcacacacacacacattgcttccCCGGAGACTCGTGCTTCttctagacaaaaaaaaagattcctcttttcttttagTAACTCTCTcgctcttacacacacacacaaacacacacacacacacacacacacacacacacgcacacacacacactcctgggTACAAACATTACGTTAAACTACATTTATTACCGTTTAACTGACTGTAGCAGAACTTTAggataaaaccaaaacaaactaTCCTGCCCGAGGTGTATTATATAAGGTCACATATCACTGATCAGAAATGGTGAACTATTCCTTTAAGGGCCTGGCAGGAGGAACCTGAACAGGTGGGTGCGTGAAAGGTTCTTCAATCGATGCTAATTATAAAAAACGGATTCATCAACCGGATCAGCTCCCGTACTGGAATACCACGCCGAGTAAATAGTTATATTCAGCTTtactgcctgtctgcctgcctgcctgcctgcctgcctgcctgcctgtctgcctgcctgcctgcctgcctgcctgtctgcctgtctgcctctctgcGTTCAGTTGACATGGACGAGCATTTGGACTGTGAGGTTTGCTTCCCATTTTATCTCTGAGAGCTTTAAAGTGTCGTAGATAAAATTAACCTTCCTGCAGTTACACCCCGGCGATGTGAGAGGCCCACCGGCAGCTCAGCTGACGTCTTCATCACCGGGATGAAGAACGAGAGCCGGCCGCATCGGGAATGACTGCGAATCAAGGCTATACGGTGCTCTGAGCTTGATGCTAGCCACAGCATGCTAACGCAGTCACGGTAGTAATGCTCACATCACAGATGTGTCAGCAGAGCTTAGCTTGTTAGCATGTACATATTACTGGGGCTGATGGGAATGATGTTACaaacttaaaggaacagttcacgcTAAAATCCTCAGAATATAACAGAACAAGAAGGCACTTTGTGGAGATACCCAAAGTGACACAAACTCCAAATAAGCCATGACCGGAACTACTTACTACTGCACCGGATCACTCCGCTAAAGGAAACTATCTAGTCCCAGACAAAGAGGCCCCACAGACGTGAACTAGCTCAGTTGGCTAACACTGCTAGCTTCCCGTGGAGTCGATGCAGGGAGACGATCAGAAACATTCAAACGCTGCATGGAAACGATGGGTCTGGAAAGTTTGCAGTTTGATGCAGGCGAAGACTTACTTTCATGCTCCGCAGATCAAAGTCTTCTCCGAAAGAGTCCACTGCAAAGAGTGAAGCGCAGCGAGTCAGAGTCCACTGCAAAGAGTGAAGCGCAGCGagtcagagaggatgaagagtcCGCACAGCTGAAGGCAaacgtgctttgtgtgtgtgtgtctgcgcacgGTTGTTGCACCGTGATATTTTATTGCGCGTGCCATTTACTGAGCTTTAAGGAaatgaacaacacacacacacacgtgcgcgcgcacacacacacacacacacaatctggtTTCGGAGAGGGTTTGACGTCGCAGAATAATTCCGTTTGATAAAAGCACAATGCCTCGGCACCTGCCATACAAAGGgcgtattgtgtgtgtgtgtgagtgtgtgtgtgtgtgtgtgtgtgtgtgtgtgtgtgtgtgtgtgtgtgtgtgtgtgcgtgtggttgtACCTCTAGGTgtcgggggggggtcacacggGGCAAAGAGCCTCGATAAAGGACGTCtagcagagagacaaagagagaagagaaaggcaATTTGAATGGTCTAATTAGTCAGTGGGcaataatgccccccccccccccccatacaggAGACACACCCctcccagcgggggggggggggggtcacacacacacacacacacccatacatgTCTATACACTCATTAGACCCGTGCCCACGGCTGCTTGACATCAAAAGCCATTTTTATCAGGGTATAAATAATCTGTGGGCGGTGTGATCTGTCTGacgggaagccccccccccccccccttcctcctcctcctcttcctcgctcgcTAGAAACAGCTGAACATCCACGGCGAGCTCCTCTAACGTTTAAACGTCAGCACAGACAGAACAACTTTATTTAAGTCTGTCTGTTCATTTTCACTTCCTTATTTTATGACTAAATGAAttcagagcgtgtgtgtgtgtgtttgtgcgtgtgtgtgtgtgtgagaaagagacgCTGCATTACTGTGCgttaacaacacacacacacacacacacacacacacccacacacacacgcacaccacatGANNNNNNNNNNNNNNNNNNNNNNNNNNNNNNNNNNNNNNNNNNNNNNNNNNNNNNNNNNNNNNNNNNNNNNNNNNNNNNNNNNNNNNNNNNNNNNNNNNNNaaaaaaaaaaaaagtattgtaaattgagaaaatcatttcaaaacaaccaaagacatgaaaatcagaatcagaaccaccTTTTTTTGGACAAGTTTGTGACCTCGAAAAAGAGGTTCCGCTCCAGTCCAACTTGCTCAAAAAATGCAAGGTTAAAAGATGGATTAAAAGTAACAATTAAAAATATAGGAAGTTCCATTTTTATGGAATGGTATGTAAAATCCAATCTCCTCACAAGTGCTCCTTCCTCTCAATACCTTTAAAAGCCtttctacacatatatatatatgaatacaAATGCTGCATTCAACATTGCATTCTAAATATAAGCACATAAATGCTATTAAAGAAAGTACTTGTTGGACAGAGACAACCTTTTTTAAGAGTCGAAAGTAGAACAGAACAAACAGTATCTCTTATAGGATTAAAGCGTAGCATCAAATGGAAATACGCTTCTCATAAATGTGCTTAAGTGTAAAAAACACAAACCGGTATAGTTAAATTCTCCCAGTAAGTAATCGAGTATCTACTGTACAACAGAACTTGTGAGGTCTTGGTGTCTGAAAGAGGATGGGGAAATGTTTTGGGGAAATTGTACAAAAAATCGTTGCAATAACCTGTTAATAAATGTTCTCCAACATATCCGGTGACTAAAGTAGTATGTACAAATATGCCAGTTACTATGACACGGCCGAATTACACATTCAGTACTGTACAGAATCACAGAAGAGCTTTTCAATGCAGTTGTACTGAAATGCAACGGAACAACACTCATATGTGGCTCTAAATGAATGGAGATGAGTAAAattaccttttttcttttattaaaatgGAAAAGTTGAATGTTGTACATAAATGTAAGGACAAGAGTCAATTGTGCTCAATGATCAATGATCCTCATTCCGATACACGCAAACAGAACACGCAGTACAGAGCGATGACATTTATGGGTACTTCCCATCCTCATGCAAAGCTGGCAtaaaaaagggggggtggggaatCCCACTCAGCGTCATGTTTACGCTGCCGGATTCCCATCAGCAGTGTTGCAAACGCTGGGAGATAAAAAAGCGGCCAACGGAAAGCCACTTCAGAATAGAGTTCTGCTTGTACTGCAGAGGCTAGATcgttatttcatttaaaaattgaGAGTTTCTTCCAGCTAGCAGTGTGAAGATGAGGACGCCGGATATTCTGGTGGCTGTCATTGGTCTTTTCCTGCAGGtagatacatttatttattttactgcaactctgtaaatataaatgttaagAACAGTCAAGTTCATTCGTACAGAATCTTCTGATGGAAAAACGATTTGTGCGTATTGAGGAAAAGTGTTGTCTGGGAAGAGGAAcaaaaaaggaacaaaacattgtgtttgttgcaaaaacgttttttttattacctatCAAGTCAGAATGAAGAAAATCACATGACAGAAAGACcatttgttttcaaatgtaCATAATAAAGCCAAAGTAAATCATTTTCTTTGCTATTTCAGCCTTTACAGAGAAattaaaagtttatttaaaatgttttattatattaGCGAACATCACATTTAGATAAACACTGCGCAAAGTGATGCAAAACCAATCGTTCTTACATAGTTATTAAGCGATAACTAACCatatattaacatttaaaactctGCCTCCGCTGCTTGATTTGCATCTGCAGGTGTCAGGCTCCTCATCCTGCCTCATCGCCGGCTCCGTAGCCGACTGTAGCTCCCAGAAACGCAGCCggattcctcctcttcctccccacaTCACCCACCTGTACTTGCAGATGAACCACATCAGCGAGATCAACGCCACTTCCTTGTCAggcctggaggagctgcaggagctggaccTCGGGTTTCAGCGGGTGCCGCTCGTAATCCGGAGCAACGCGTTCAGCGGGAACCGTCGCCTGAGGAAGCTGGTCCTCGGCTTCAACGTCAACCTCCGTCTGGAGCCGGGGGCTTTCGCGGGACTCTCCGGCTTGGAGGCTCTCTTCCTGGACTACTGTCGGCTCCAAGACTCCATCCTGAAGGAGAACTACCTGGAGCCCCTGTCCTCCCTGGAGACTCTCGACCTCTTTGGCAACCGGATCAAGAGAGTCCAGCCTGCGATGTTCTTTGTCAACATGACTCGTTTCAAACGGCTGAACCTCAAACTGAACCAAATCGACCGACTGTGTGAGCCTGATCTGGCGGCTTTCCAGGGGAAGCATTTGGAGGTTCTGAACTTGGATTCGGTTCGCTTTAAGGCGACGTCCCGCGGAGCCTTCAGCTGGCAGAAGTGTGGGAATCCCTTCAGAGGAATGTCCGTTCAAAGGCTCTACCTTTCCAACAACGGGCTCACTGTGGGCCAGTTAGAGCAGCTGTTCCGAGCCATCGACGGCACAAAGATCGCCCACCTCAAGATGTCAGGGCACATCGGTAGAGGCCTTTCCTTCTCTAATCTCCCGGATCCAGACCGCGGCACATTCGAAGGCCTGAGGAACAGTTCGATCCGCACTTTGGATCTCTCCAAAAACAGGATCTTTGCGCTGCAGCCGGGGGTTTTCGGGCCCCTGGATGAGGTTGAGATCATCGACGTTTCCCAAAACAGAGTCAATCAGATCCACAAAAATGCTTTCGAGGGACTTGCGGGACATTTGAAAGTGCTCAACCTCTCCAACAACCTGCTGGGCGAGATCTACGCCCACTCTTTTGCCTCCCTGACGAACCTGAAGGTGCTCGATCTGTCCTACAATCACATCGGCGCCCTGGGGTTCCGCTCCTTCAGCGGACTCCCCCACCTGGGAGCGTTGTTTCTAACAGGGAATTCTTTGCGAGAGCTCGGCTTCCCTTCGTCTCTGCCCGGTTTAACTGATCTCCGATTAGACGACAATAAGCTGACGAGCTCACCAGTGAGAGCTCTCGCACAGTTTGCAAGTAATCTCAAGTATCTGAACATCGGAGACAACCGACTTACAGAGCTGGGGGATTTGAACCCCCTTTTGGCTGAAGTGAAAGCTCTGGAGACTCTCTTCTACGGAGGAAACTCGATCAGGTGGTGTGTGAGCAAATCGGCGATTGGCTTAAATTCCTTAACGGTCTTGGATCTCCACGGCAGCTCCCTGCAGTCTTTTTGGTCTCGAGGGAAATGCCTGGATCTGTTTGACAACCTGGGACGTTTGGCAGGTCTGAATTTGAGCTCTAACGCCCTGCGGACTCTCCCTAAAGCCGTCTTCAAGGGTCTCAGCTCCTTGGTTGAGCTGGACCTCTCATTCAACACGTTGACTTATCTCCAGGCTGATGTTTTACCCCAAAGTCTCAAACTGCTCCACCTTTCCAACAACTTTATAGCGTCCCCTGACCCCGCCGCCTTccgctccctcctcttcctcgatcTGAAAATGAACAGATTCCACTGCGATGCAAACCTGCAGGGATTCCTGACTTGGATGAGCCAGACCAACGTGACGTTTTTAAGTCCTGTGGAGGACTTCAGATGTGAATTTCCGTCTGGCTCCTATGATGTTCCACTGTTGGATTATTCTGCTGATGTCAACCGGcggtaaaaaaacacacagaatgtACCACATGTCCACAAAGACTGAATATGTGAGTGGAATAAAAATCAATTTCATATGATTAAACTGTACATTTAACTTTTTTTAGATTTTACCTGCCTAACAAGGAAagaataaaactaaataaagcaaactttgatttatatttaataagaTTGGAGGTTATGATGGGTTTTCGTGATGTTGATGTGCTTTCATCATCacaccaccagggggcgctgcgGAATTATGCTTCCAACCAACCAGCTATGTTTATCACTCCCCTCATAAAAgatatctatccatccatctatctatctatctatctatctatctatatatctatctatctatctatctatctatctatctatctatctatctatccatctatccatccatccatctatctgtctgtctatctatctatctatctatctatctatctatctatctatctatctatctatctatctatctatctatctatctatctatctatctatccatccatccatctatctatctgtctatctatctatgagGCATTTAAACGGATAATTCTTTGACAGTGtccttaatttatttttcaaccaGACACGAGCTCAGCTCGACTGGCCCAACATGTTAGATGCAGAGACGCAAGTAACCCCCCATCCCCTTCCCGACACCCTTCACTGGcaggttaccatggaaacaggcTCAGCAGGCCTCGCCACCTCCTCCACAGTCCCTCCTTTCCTCACTTCCTGATTGTCTTTAGATccctgcatccatccatccatccgacaCCACCCCTCTTCCATAGGCATCCTTCCCCATCCCAACCCCCCACagccctgacacacacacacacacacacacacacacatttacattattACACTCCTGACACAAATGTGAGGCAACATATGCTGTCGTTGTGCCCCATCATGCGTAAACATTTAACCCAGTCTATGTTCATCTCTGCATCCCAGTTCATGGATATATCAAAGCAGACacaataaataagataaaaacaaGCGCCCCTTTGCAGTAGATAGCGttatatttactttaatatcaatatttttatgttttcatcaCCAGATACAGtctgatagccccccccccccatgccttaAAACGTCTCTCAATAAATGTACATCTCTATCTATAGATACTCATCTCGACTTACAGTAACACAAAACGCGTTTCACATCATTAAAGTTACAGTTGCGTGTATTTTAAACGACATAATGCAGCAAGAGGAACGTTTTCACGAAGCGTCGGTGCGATAAAAATCTTAATTATTAACAAGCTGCCTCATTTATGCAGCATCTTAACCCTTTACTTCTCTTTAACTTATAATAAATAGCGTTAGTACGGGACAATAAAGGGTGAAAAATCAAATATCATCTGGATTTAGCTTCTCAAATATGAATTCTCGCTGCTTTTCTGCGTTTTATATCAATGACAGTTGGAAATCTATCGGTTTGGCTGCATGTCGAACATTTTTTTACTACATTCCCCTGTTTTAACTTCACCTTTTCTCCATCAAAATGCTGCAGATTCACCCGTAATGAAAATAACCGATACGTGACATCTTGATGATCGCCGCTATTTCCCCAAATCAATTCGATCAATAACATTGGTTTACTATTTGCATCATGAAGCAGGAGCAAGGGAAAGTATAAAATACTGCAAAAGAAATCTGTTTGATATCCTGAAGGTCAACTCTGTGCTGTTTTACGCTTTTAGCTGCAACTCGATCGCTGGCATTGATCATATGGATAGAACTTGACAGCCTGATGCGCCACCGTAAAGGACTCCCGTGACTGAAACTTCACACGTGATTGTAGCCTGATGGGGGGAAACGAGCCGGTGTGGAACACGGCAGCTCGATCGGTGTCCGTGGAGCCTTTGGAGGCGGATCACGAGGAGCTACGTTTTCGACCCAACTGAGGAATCCTGAGTCGTGATTTTAAAGGTCCGACGTGTTTTTCACGAACG encodes the following:
- the LOC137909111 gene encoding toll-like receptor 5; translated protein: MRTPDILVAVIGLFLQVSGSSSCLIAGSVADCSSQKRSRIPPLPPHITHLYLQMNHISEINATSLSGLEELQELDLGFQRVPLVIRSNAFSGNRRLRKLVLGFNVNLRLEPGAFAGLSGLEALFLDYCRLQDSILKENYLEPLSSLETLDLFGNRIKRVQPAMFFVNMTRFKRLNLKLNQIDRLCEPDLAAFQGKHLEVLNLDSVRFKATSRGAFSWQKCGNPFRGMSVQRLYLSNNGLTVGQLEQLFRAIDGTKIAHLKMSGHIGRGLSFSNLPDPDRGTFEGLRNSSIRTLDLSKNRIFALQPGVFGPLDEVEIIDVSQNRVNQIHKNAFEGLAGHLKVLNLSNNLLGEIYAHSFASLTNLKVLDLSYNHIGALGFRSFSGLPHLGALFLTGNSLRELGFPSSLPGLTDLRLDDNKLTSSPVRALAQFASNLKYLNIGDNRLTELGDLNPLLAEVKALETLFYGGNSIRWCVSKSAIGLNSLTVLDLHGSSLQSFWSRGKCLDLFDNLGRLAGLNLSSNALRTLPKAVFKGLSSLVELDLSFNTLTYLQADVLPQSLKLLHLSNNFIASPDPAAFRSLLFLDLKMNRFHCDANLQGFLTWMSQTNVTFLSPVEDFRCEFPSGSYDVPLLDYSADVNRR